TTGAGGAAAGTGACCAAATTGTCAGTAAGACTTATATGACTCGGGTGGAGGGAGAGAATACCCGACTGAGGCATTATTTAGCACGATTGCACCGGAAAACCTTGTGCTACTCCAAATCAGTTGAGATGTTGAAGTGTTCACTTCGGTTGCTGCTGCATTATTTGAAGTATCGGACAATTCCTCTCTCAGCTTAAATCATTACCTATTCAGCAACGCCTTCCGTCGTAATCCGAAGCAATTGCTAAATAACGCATCGCCTTAATTAGATAGGTCCATTTATCCTAAGGTGCGGGATTGCCTGGCTCATCTAACAGAAGCACTAATCTTAAAAGCAATTCACTAAGCTAGACTTGCGAGAGTTGGCCTACTGCATCGTGATGCAATCTGTAACTTAACTATGCAACTCGTGACAAAAATCCTGACGAAAGATAATTAGCTAACTATTGCTTAACTCAATCCTGTGCTAGCCTGTGGAAAAGGATTATTTTCGGCTGTGTAATTCGTTTTGTTGCAAGCGTTTCTCCGAATCTAACTCTCTGCACCTTTGATTCTGGAGATGCCCCAACCGAATGGCCCAAATAATTCTAAATGAAAATGAGGGAATTGAGGCAGCAATCCATCGATTCAAGCGGAAAGTTTCTAAGGCGGGAATTTTTCCAGATATGAAGAAGCATCGCCACTTCGAAACGCCTGGGGAAAAACGTAAACGTAAATTAGTTGCTAAGCATAGACAGCGGAAAAAATATTCTCGTCACTGATCCTTAAAACTTATCTGGCTGACGCAGCCTAATCAACCTAAAACTCTCGGACCTGAGTTCCGGAAGTTAAGCTTGATCGCTGAAATGAGACACTCCTTCTCTTCGTAAATC
The Trichocoleus sp. FACHB-46 genome window above contains:
- a CDS encoding IS1 family transposase, giving the protein GDRSSKTFKLLWVIVKCWHCFFYVTDGWKVYSMFIEESDQIVSKTYMTRVEGENTRLRHYLARLHRKTLCYSKSVEMLKCSLRLLLHYLKYRTIPLSA
- the rpsU gene encoding 30S ribosomal protein S21; its protein translation is MAQIILNENEGIEAAIHRFKRKVSKAGIFPDMKKHRHFETPGEKRKRKLVAKHRQRKKYSRH